In Nicotiana tabacum cultivar K326 chromosome 17, ASM71507v2, whole genome shotgun sequence, one DNA window encodes the following:
- the LOC142171755 gene encoding uncharacterized protein LOC142171755: MVAKMRMLRWMIGCSRADKIRNEVIQDKVGVASMEDNMRESRLRWFRHVKRRNIDAPIMRCERLAMEGLRKGRGRPKRYWGGVIRQDMMLLHLNGDMSLDKRVWRSRIGIEEWLLGQIAMLVSLLSRQLAQMVMPACLIPP; the protein is encoded by the exons ATGGTAGCTAagatgaggatgctgagatgGATGATTGGATGTAGCAGGgcagataagattaggaatgaagttattcaggACAAAGTGGGAGTGGCCTCCATGGAGGACAACATGCGGGAgtcgaggctcagatggttcaggcatgttaagaggagaaacATTGATGCTCCTATTatgaggtgtgagaggttggccatggAAGGTTTGAGAAAAGGTCGAGGTAGGCCTAAAAGGTATTGGGGAggggtgattaggcaggacatgatgCTGCTTCACCTTAATGGAGACATGTCCCTTGAtaagagggtgtggaggtcgagaattggGATAGAAG AATGGCTTCTAGGACAAATTGCTATGTTAGTTTCCCTCCTATCTAGGCAATTGGCACAAATGGTTATGCCTGCCTGTCTCATTCCCCCTTAA